TTCTGCCAAAGATCTGCTGGCCAGTTCCAGCATCCTTCTCACCACCCAAGCTGTGTCTTCAGCATCTTCTACTACAGGTCTGCTGGCCAGTTCCAGCATCCTTCCCACCACCCAAGCTGTGTCTCCATCATCTTCCACCAAGGATCTGCTGGCCACTTCCAGAATCCTTCCCACTATGCAAGCAGTATCTCCATCATCTTCTGCCAAAGATCTGCCAGCCAGTTCGAGCATCCTTCCCACCACCCAAGTCATGTCTCCATCATCTTCTACCAAAGATCTGCCAGCCAGTTCCAGCATCCTTCCCACAACCCAAGCCATGTCTCCATCATCTTCTGCCAAGGATCTGCTGGCCAGTTCCAGCATTCTTCCCACCACCCAAGCTGTGTCTTCAGCATCTTCTACTACAGGTCTGCCGGCCACCTCCAGGATCCTTCCCACCACCCAAGCCGTGTCTCCATCATCTTCTGCCAAAGATCTGCCAGGCAGTTCCAGCATCCTTCCCACCACCCAAGCTGTGACTCCATCATCCTCTGCCAAGGATCTGCTGGCCAGTTCCAGCATCCTTCCCACCACCCAAGCTGTGACTCCATCATCTTCTGCCAAGGATCTGCTGGCCAGTTCCAGCATCCTTCCCACCACCCAAGCCATGTCTCCATCATCTTCTGCCAAAGATCTGCCAGGCAGTTCCAGCATTCTTCCCACCACCCAAGCTGTGTCTCCATCATCCTCTGCCAAGGATCTGCTGGCCAGTTCCAGCATTCTTCCCACCACCCAAGCTGTGTCTTCAGCATCTTCTACTACAGGTCTGCCGGCCAGCTCCAGGATCCTTCCCACCACCCAAGCCGTGTCTCCATCATCTTCTGCCAAAGATCTGCCAGGCAGTTCCAGCATCCTTCCCACCACCCAAGCCATGTCTCCATCGTCTTCTGCCAAAGTTCTGCCAGGCAGTTCCAGCATCCTTCCCACCACCCAAGCTGTGACTCCATCATCCTCTGCCAAGGATCTGCTGGCCAGTTCCAGCATCCTTCCCACCACCCAAGCTGTGTCTTCAGCATCTTCTACTACAGGTCTGCCGGCCAGCTCCAGGATCCTTCCCACCACCCAAGCCGTGTCTCCATCATCTTCTGCCAAAGATCTGCTGGCCAGTTCCAGCATCCTTCCCACCACCCAAGCCATGTCTCCATCGTCTTCTGCCAAAGTTCTGCCAGGCAGTTCCAGCATCCTTCCCACCACCCAAGCTGTGTCTCCATCATCCTCTGCCAAGGATCTGCTGGCCAGTTCCAGCATTCTTCCCACCACCCAAGCTGTGTCTTCAGCATCTTCTACTACAGGTCTGCCGGCCAGCTCCAGGATCCTTCCCACCACCCAAGCCGTGTCTCCATCATCTTCTGCCAAAGATCTGCTGGCCAGTTCCAGCATCCTTCCCACCACCCAAGCCATGTCTCCATCGTCTTCTGCCAAAGTTCTGCCAGGCAGTTCCAGCATCCTTCCCACCACCCAAGCTGTGTCTCCATCATCCTCTGCCAAGGATCTGCTGGCCAGTTCCAGCATCCTTCCCACCACCCAAGCTGTGTCTTCAACATCTTCCACCACAGATCTGCCGGCCAGCACCTGGATCCTTCCTACTACCAAACCTGTGTCTCCAGCATCTTCTACTACAGGTCTGCCAGCCAGTTTCAGTATCTTCCCTACCACCCAATCTGTTTCTTTCACCACAGATCTGCCTACCAGTCCCACCATCCTTCCCACCAGCCAAGCCATGTCTCCATCATCATCTGCCAAAGATCTGCCAGCCAGTTCCAGTATCCATCCCACCACCCAAGCCACGTCTCCATCTTCTTCCAAAGATCTGCCAGCCAGTTCCAGCATCCTTCCCACCACCCAAGCCATTTCTCCATCATCTTCCACCACGGATCTGCCGGCCAGCTCTAGAATCCATCCTACCACCCAAGCTGTGTCTTCAACATCCTCCGCCTCAGATCCACTAGTCAGATCTACAATCCTTCCCACCACTCAAGCTGTGTCTCCATCTTCTGCCAAAGGTCCACCAGCCAGTTCCAGCATCCTTCCCACCACCCAAGCTGTGTCTCCATCATCTTCTGCCACAGATCCTCAGGCCAGTTCCAGAATCTTTCCCACGGTATCTGTGTTGACTATGAGGACTGATTGCAGTGATGTCCGTTGTCAGAACAACACCCAACCAGCATCCTTTGCTCTCCTTCCAAGGACATCTTCTCAGTTGCCTATGACTTCCCCAACACTTCCCCCAAAGACCTTGGTTACCACTCTGGGGTCAACAGTTGGGACAATAGGGACCATGGGTGGTTCCTCCAAGGTGGACACCCAAAAAGACCTAACAGCACTCACTGGCACGAAGCCGGGGAGCATGACCAGAGACGGTCCTAGTTCCAAACACCGTGTGTCATCACCGAGAGCTTCAACGGTCGGCCACACTGCTGAGAGAGATAACATCACTTTGAGTAGAAGAATGCTGGGTGTGTCCATTCTGTCCCTTGACTTCCACCTTACCAAAATTGAGTACACAGAAAGTCTGGCCAATAGATCTTCGGCCAGATTCAAGAAgctggaaggggaggtgattttgACCGTAAGTATTTCCTAGAGAGGTCTTAATTTTGTGGTTTGTTGCAAAAGCAAGGAAAGAATGTGGTTATTGAGTACTGAGGTGGAAAACTCAGACCCAGATTTGTTGAGCTCTGATTCGGGGAGACCATAGAGAGGAAGCTGTGGCTTAGGGGTAGAGCTTCCGCctcgcatgcagaaggtcccaggttcaatccccagcaactccagttaaggcagtaggtgatgggaaagaccttgaccttaGACCCTGCCTCAGTGGCAGAGTttccacttggcatgcagaaggtcccaggttcaatccctggagtcTTCAGCTAAagcagaaggtgatgggaaagaccttgacctgaaaccccagcttagtggaagagcttccccttggcatgcagaaggtcccaggttcaatccccagcatctccagtcaaaaggccCAGGAAAGCCACCACCAGCCTGATGGCTCTCTGGCCTCCTCATGAACAAAAGCTCCTTGCTGTTCAACTAGAGAATGGGAAAATTTGGACTTGAGTCTTCTCCTCCACTGAGCCAGGTGTAGGTTAATAAGAGTCCCTTTTTTGCACCTagaaaaggtggggggaaaggaaaaccaCACTGAGGTCAGGCCCCAAGGGTTTGCTGGGCCCTGAATCGCAGAATTCTGTGCTCTGCTAAATATTACTGCGGAATTCCGCGCTCTACTAAGCATCACTGTGGACCAGTCCGTTGAAGGAGATCTCTTCTCTGCTTCCAGCTCAACAAAATGCTGTCTTTCTACGAGACCTTCCTCCGGGCAGATGTGCTCCGTTTCTTGTAAGTACTGGCTCCAGAACTCGGGTCGACCCTCTCCAGTGGCCCAGGAGATCTgtttggatagaatcatagagttggaaggcacccccagggtcatctagtccaaccccctgcacaatggaggacactcacaactacctgtccatccactcacaatctgcctcagttcataatcTACAGCCTTGATTCCTCGGGCGTTGCTTATGGAACATTTGATCCTGTCAATTGATTGACTTGCTCtgcgtaatccgccttgagtcctcATGAGAAAGGTGGTCTACAAAGAAAGTCACTAAATTAGCTTGATCCAGAGGTCTCGTGCTGACCAAGCACAGGTGGGTTCAGAGTTAAGCCGTTGGTTGAGTGTAAATATGTCAAGGGgcggagcaccaagctgcttaaagagtaaataactttgtaaaggaagaggggggagagagagagagagccctaactgtctaactgtctaACGTTCTGTACAACAGCAGGCAGGAAATGCACTCAAAGGAGCGGGAAGTCTCCCAACAGAGTCGATCAGGAGACTATTTTTAAGACACCAGGGATCTCCAAATCTAAACAGGCTAACGacgcatctcctccgatgccccctgtattCTCCATATGCTGTTGAACACCTTCTCTTCCACAATAGTTTCCCCCTGAACCGCCAGAGACCTCTTCCGAGAATTCCCTGCATCCTGAAGAGCTGTAGGCCATGGTTTGATCGGAAAACCAGGTCTGGCCAACTCTCTGGTTTCCCCTTTTCGGCAGGAACGGCTCTGTGATAGCCCAGGCCGAGGCGCTGTTCCGAGGAGAAGGCCTCCTCCCCACGCCCTCGGACACGATCCGTACGATCGTCACCGCGGTGGAGCAAAGGGAGGCGGATGCCTTTGACTGGCAGGTGGATCTGAAGTCCCTTCATTGCAACGGTGAGCAATCATGGGGTGGATCGAGGCGAGTAAGGTTGGATCGCATTGCCAAGACGGCCGTGCTCCAGCAGGCTTGGGGGATGGAACTCCGGATGTCAAGAAAGGGGCAAGCGTTGAACTGGGCTATAATTTTACTTCTTTATTTTAGCTTCTTTATTTTACTTCTTTATTTTACTTCTTTATTTTAGCCACCTTTCTACAAGGGAGGGATGCTAGCGAACCTAGCTAGAGGTTGGTCTGTCTGCTCCGATTCCCCCCCCctaaagaaaaacacatttattttattatttatttgtggaTTTACAGACGGCCCCTCTTGGTAAATTGCCTCTGGGTGGTTTATACACATACAAATTCGACGGACTAATGCTATATAGCCAGTTAATATTAAAACAATCGAAAcctttttaaaactgcatttaTCATGATCACATCGGCGCTAGTAATAATATGTAGCCAACTAGGTGTGAAAAATTGGAGGAACCAAAGGAAAgaggagggcagaggggccgGAGATTTGGATAAAGCGTTGCTTATTGTCCAGCTGGCCTCAGCCATTGGCGTAAaaagctctgctttgcaggccctggtCTCTCTAGGGatctccttccaccaggcaggggccagggatgAAAAGGCCCTGCTCTGTTTGAGCCCAGGCAGACTCCCTTAGGGCCAGGGAACCTCAGCTGGCTTGCTGTGCTCAATCTTCTTTGCATGATCTTTCTTTTCCAGGGTTCGGCTTGGAGAACCTGGACCCCGAGGTGCTGGCCATCTCCTTCACCCTTCTCGGGGAGGGGTCTATTGCCACGTTTGGGGGCTTGACCGACTGGGGGCCGTTGGAAAACCTGAGGAATGAGGTAGCCCGCAGACGGATCGCTGCTCAACTCCCCTCTGAAAATCCATGCATCTGCCAACTCAAGTCTTTCTCTGTCCGTAGGTGGTCCGGTCGCTCGGTGCTCGGTACGGAGTACAGAACTTCTCGCTTGGACAAGTCAGGTATCTTGGAGTCGGCTTCCCCTCTTGCCGGGCGGATTCCTAGTTGGGGGTCGATCCTATCCAAGTCCATAAGTGGCCCAGACGGCCGTCGATTGGCCTAGCTCCGCTGCTTCAAACGCACAACCGTGCAAAGATGTTGCTTCTCACTCCCTTTGTTTAcatctgcctttctcatggagaCTCGAGGCAGATTATGAAAGGACaggggtggtggaaaatgccatcaagtcccagctgGTTTTTGGCAAAcccggagggttttcaaggccagaaacATTTAGAGTcaacggcaagccacctctgaatgtctcttgcttcaaAAACTCCCAAAGTCAAAGCTCTTTCTTGCCATCTGAGTCTCACCAAGTGATATTCCGAGGTAGACTGCGTCCAAACATGGCCGTTCCATTTCTCATCGCCAAAGTTGTTTGGCCTTGCAGGCCAAAGGAAGGTGGCCGTACTTCCCTACGGAAGCTGTCCAGAATGTTAGACCCCCAGCGGGGAGTTGGGAAGGGTGGTGGCAACATCTGGAGAGCTTTCTGACCAGGTTCACGTGTTCCCTGTGGTTCAGAAACGTCCAAGGGGATCTGGACATAAATGGCGACATCTACGTGGACACGGCGGCTCGCGTGGACGTCGGCTGGGCTCTGGAAGCGTTGAAAGGCCTCGTGAAATTCTCGGTCGATCTCGGATCCATCTGCATCAATGGTTTGTAGCAGCTGGCCAAGATGGACGTCTGCCGGACTCCTTGGTGGGTTGGAGGGGAGAGGCACCTTGCCCCTTCTGATGCGACGCTCCGTTTCTTAGGCTCCAAGCTGAGCCTGCAGATCTTTCCCATTTCCTTCTTGGTCACAAATCGGATCTTCAGCGACAAGCTGATGGATCGCTCTTCGACCGCCCACCGGAGGCTCTCCTGGGACCTCTCAAAAGCGGTAGGTGTAAACTGTCAAGGCGATAGATCGCTGGAAGGACCCGAACATTTCTTGTCCCTGCTGGCGATTCTCGATATTTTCCCGTGTGGCTTCTCACGGGAGCAAGCTCCAAGGGTAGCTCGCGGGGTATCAAACCGAGGGACGTCAGCAACCCCAAAAGGGAAAGATCAAAATAAAACCTTGGCACGGGGGAATAAACAGCCCTTCCTTTGACACTTGACCCTTTGTTCTCCTAGCTGATGCATTCCATGGGGCAGTACAAAAATCTCCTGCAAGTCACTGTTCGTGAGGTCAGGTAAGTCAGTGTGGAATTCCTAGTCCGTTAGCCGGTCTCGGAACCTGATCCCGGAACACAGCAGTTAGCGGGCTGCACAGGGGGTgtctccaggttcaaatcccactccTGCCACAAACCTCCCTGGTTGCTCGTTTGGCAtcgcctacccagcagggctgttgtgcGATTAAAGTGTAAGCAGGGTCCAGCGTAAGCGACTTCGACGGGGACCTCGGGGAAGGCGGTCTAACCTCCATTCTGTTTCTGACGCAGAGGTGGATCTTTAATATGTTACGCCGACGTAGTATTCCAGCCTCCGGCTCCGACCAGCAAAGATCTCGTGCAGGTGCTCGCACTCGCAGTAGGGCCAAAGAATTACCTGGGCGCCTCGAGCATCCAGGTGGACCGGTTCTCTTTCACCGTAGCAGGTAAGCCGGTGGATAACGTGATTAGGTTGAGACATGGTGTTCCCTCCCCCTTACAGTAAGACCCCTACGGtgttttttcaaattaaaaaagaatTTTTTGGACCCCACTGTTTactccctgaaagagtctcaCAAGTGGCGTCCaagcacccttcccttcctctccccgcaacagacaccctgcgagggaggcgaggctgagagagcactgcgAGAACTGCTTGAATAGAAGAATTCGAATAGAGCAGCTGCACAGTTCTCAACCCTACcttcctcgcagggtgcctgtggtggggagaggaagggaaaggcgacagtaaagccgctttgagactccttggggggtGGCGAAAAGACGGATTcagaaatcccagctcttcttgcCTTGATATAATTCAGCCCCGAGAGATCTTGTTGCTAAAGAGTTCCAACTTGCTGTGAAATTTCCCTCTCCCAGTACCCCTCTAGCTACTGCCCCATGTGGCTTTTGTCCCAAGCAGACCCTAACCCCCTCCTAGTGGTCTTCCACCCTCTCCTGCCAGTGGAGAATCCAGCCGGACATCCTGGCTGAGCCACGAAGAACAACACCTCCACCTGCCGTGGCTTTCCCCTACGTGTGATCGCTTTAGGGCCCCCCGTCAGCAGATCCTGTGAAAGGCCGAGGACACCTGTCTTCAACTCACATGTCTCTTGcatgtcatctcccccccccccgctccacccCCCCGATCAATCACTAGGAGAAACGCTGGAGCCTCCCTTCGCCAGTCCGAAAATTCCCAGCTATGGGATCGCCTTAATCGTCCTGAGCAGCTTCGCCCTTATCGTCATCCCGTTCTTGGTCCTTTTGGTAAGATGGTGTAGGAATGGGGGCCTTGGGTGCcagtcctcccctcccttcagttcAACAAGCTCCCTGGGGGACCTTGGCCAGTTGCCCCCTCGGCcgggcctactgcacagggctgttgtgaaggcaaCATGGGCGGGGGAGATGATCCAGGGACACCACCCTGAAGGTGGGATGAAAATGCAAAACAGCCTTCCAGGCACAAAGAATTCAGGGGTCCCGTACTTAGGCCGTAGCCCTAAGGGTCTAGGGTCTTAAGGCAAACCGGGTGGGCATTATGGATCGGATTGCGGGGGCAGCTTGCGGTTGGAATCGAGGGCTTCTGCCCGCCAGCGTCCCTGAACCGCAGTGTGACAGGGCCCAGTTCTTTCCTCTTGCTGCCTCTTTTCGCCCCTCAGtcatttgtctctctctctctcccaagtACAAGCACCTCGGCTGGAAAGAAAAGATGGTCATACACCGCGTCCGGGACCCGGAAGTGACGGTGGAAACCTTTGAACTGGAGAATCCCACATTCCGCTCCCTTGCAGAGGTACTTGGAGATAGAGCGAGGTGGGGTAGGGGAGGCTGTGTTAGCCTCTGCCCGGGAAGGATGCTGGGCCCGTTACCCGTTGAACTCGCTTTCACACACGCCAAATAGTGCCGTTTCGATCCTGTTTGCCGGTGGATTTTGCCGTTTCACACAGTGCGATCTGGTTGCAGGGTGGGTTAGAAATGCTTTCTTTGGGAggcgtggaagaagaagagctgaacaGCAAAACGACTTtgtgaagaagaaggggagggagatagccctaacagtctaactgactaattatTGTGGAGGAAGTGAGCTCCAAGGAACAGGAGGTCTCCCCTCGAGCCAATCAGGGCGCAGGGGGAGATGATTTGAAGAACACCCTAATCTAAATATGATAATGGCACGTCTCCTTCAatcacccccccctcccgtagGACGTTCTATTTATGCTGTTGAGTCGTGCACGGTACAGATCTCGCACATTAACGCCTTTCGTTTTGGCAGGAGAACAGCGCACCGTCTTCCTTGCCCCCAGATGCGCTCGGCTAGAGAGCCGCCGTTGACCGTGAAGCTGTGCCAGACCATCCGAGGGCCGCCGGGAGTAGGGGGTCTGACGTTTTGAGCTTCCAACTTCCCAGCGGCACGAGAAAGAATTTACCGGGAAGCCAAGGATGACGGGCGAGCCTTGTTGCTCTACCAGGACGGTCTTCCCCCTTGAAATAAAACTCGGAGGGACCCGTACCTACCGGATGCCAAAGAGATGCATTTGCGTGTTGAGGCTTCCTGGAATCTGCCGCCATTAGCACCTGGCCAAACTTTCAACGAGAAACAGAAGGGTTTTATGGCTCGGAAAGGTGAACACAAAGAGATATCAAGGGACTGACTTTTCCCTGGTCCTGCGTGAGCCCTTCTGTTCCTCTGGCTTTCTTTTCAAAATGGCCCGGGTGCCTTTTTAGAAAGTTGAATGTCTTTTAATGTACCGgaagcattcccccaccccctattCCTGTTTCTTTCTTATGCAGGATTAGGGTGTAGAAAATCCCGACCTGAGCTTTTCTGGGATCAGGGGGGCCAGAGTGAGAATCCGGGTTCTGTTGCGGGGTTGGATTCTGGACCGAGCCCGAagcgtggggtggggggtgggggttaagaagatttgtgtgtatatatttccGATGGTCGGATGCTCAGCGGCCTGCAGGTTTGTGATTGGTGAGAAATCTCAGTCTCGTCTGGGCTGGCATGTTTTGGGCTCCCCTGGGTCCTTTggagggcagcccccccccccgttttcctcCAAAGAGTTTGAAAAGTGCTGTTGATTACTAATTtgaagggtgggtgggggtctaGAGAACTGAGCCTGGGTCCCCGCTGCTGAACCCTTCAAGTCTGGCACAAGCCTACACTTTTAGACAAAGTGTTTTTTGCATTGAGCTGGGTCCCTCCTGGTTGTATTTGCCCCCTGTTCCGAACGTTACTGGACATTTCAGAAGCAAGAGCAGATGAAGCAGTTGGGGAGCACCTCCAGGAACCCCGAATCTCGCCGCATTCCCCAagatacagaaagaagagaccggCCGGGATTCTTAGGGAACGGCCAAGTCACGTCTTTTCCGAGTATCTCTTGCCAGACGGAACTGTGAAAACGCAGGCCTCGTTTTGTTGTTTGTTCGACGCCGTTCACTGTAGTGATTGGGAGGTCCCGCTTGGAGCATCAAAAATACCTGTCTGCCGGCTGCGTATTCTAGTTAGGTTGCCTTTTCAAAAAAAAGTGTGTTTCTCCCCCCCTTTTGAAGACTTTTATGCCAAACCCCGCCCCCTTCTGCACGTCCCCGCCCACGTCACTTGAGCACACCCCCTACGGtggatttgatttatttttatagcaAACAAGTTGAACCCGACTGTGCGCTGCGATATACCTCTTTGAAGCTTGTTTGCCGAGGTGACGGAGGAAGTTACGTACCTGTGGATCTAGCTCGAAATAAAACGAAAAAAAGATACTTTACCAGACGTGTGCTTGTTTTCTGGGAGTCTTTCCTGGGCTTTAAGCGCTGTTTAAATGGGGGCAAAGCGCGAAATTGCTTTCCATCTCTCGTCGGAATACGTGAGCCTCGTGCTTTCCAGGAAGATGTGACCGAGCGCGTTGTGCTCTCCTCAGCCGCGATTGAGTCAATTGAAAACTTAAGATATtaattttgaggggggggttgCCCAATCGGTCTGCATAACCGTTGTACCTACTTGGCTGGAAATTTGATAGTGTTTTCTGCTTCCTGGTTGTATGACAAATATGAACATCCCCTGGGTTTCTGGTATTGGGCAAAGGCAGGTGGGATTATGTACGGTGTAAGAGAGAGAATGTGGAAAAAACACCACGTCCTACCTGGCAGGAGCGACCTTAGGCAAAGGGAAAATGGCAAACACATGTCTTGCCGATCTTCAAGGTTCAGAATAACACTGCCATTTTGGACTGTCCTGTTTTGTCCCAGTCAATAAAGCTTGAatttaagagaagccatgttggaccagacCAGAGGCCCATCTAGTCcccacactctgtgccacacagtggccaaaacccagggacaCTCAGGAGGTCAGCTTgtggggccaggactccaggATCTCCCCCCACACTCTTacttcccacccccaagcaccaagatgtCAGAGCATCCCTAGACAGAGTGTCCCATGTGGGTCATAACCCCTGACAGATGCCTTCTCCAGATGTGTCTCCTGTCCCCTCTGGAATGAGTCTGCTTGGGGCTGCGACCAGTCCCTGAAGTCAGTCTGCCCTTTTTGACTCCTTTAAGGAGCGATTttaatcatttcctgctctgcccCGGGTCTGCCAGGCGAGGGCAGAGTAAACGCTTAAATGATACATGAATTCAAGGTTTTATTCCTGCAGTCACACTTCCGTAGATGCATGGTTCGTCTTGAAGGGAGCCCCTGGGCCCGAACTTGGTTTCTTCCGCCTCGCAGGGTCGTTGTTGAAGGGACAGGAGAAAGGCAGCTTTGATAGAGCTTTCTTGGATCCTGCAAGGAGTATAGGGGGtgaatagaggtttataaaatcatgcatgTGGTGTATGGGGTATTTAGAGAGGGTTATAAAAGCCATGGGACATATGGGGtgtatagaggtttataaaatcctGCATGGGGTATACAGAGGGttataaaagccagtttggtgtagtggttaggagtgcggacttctaatctggcatgccaggttggattctgcactcccccacatgcaaccagctgggcgacctcgggctccccatggcgctgataaaactgttctgaccgggcagtgatatcagggctctctcagcctcacccaccccacagggtgtctgttgtggggagaggaaagggaaggcgactgtaagccgctttgagcctccttcaggtagggagaaccaactcttcttctaaaatcatgCATGGGGTATGTAGAGAGTTTTAAAATCATGCCTTTGGTGTACGGGGTACATAGAAGGTAATAAAAGAATGCATGGGGCAGATAAGAGGTTTGTAATAAAATCACGCATGGGTCTCCTTTGGAGGAAAAGAAGGGAGCTAAAAACAAGCACCAGCCCTGTAAGTGTTTTCAGAGTGCGTCTCAAAAGACTCCCTGCTCACAGCTGAGATTCATTTCC
This window of the Paroedura picta isolate Pp20150507F chromosome 18, Ppicta_v3.0, whole genome shotgun sequence genome carries:
- the LOC143827788 gene encoding uncharacterized protein LOC143827788 isoform X1; the encoded protein is MGFSVVNRKVSSSDRTWAPSRRVTGAGRGAPCSAISSVSVAKRRRGLVVLAIVACLLTGAVAQREGSPVAPFQTPQGAREVPSSSSVSPRSTEAPWMVEPGLQTPPTDTQLHTVDPAVRTSGPSGDPIKASGLLISSSPEGKNRSEVLDPATSSWGVALAETDPSLGTPSKGLGESTDILQPGGSGEEGLFPTPSPTSPGLPDVGGSSRSTVTSSDTAVGFDHPKAAADFTSIQPPASEGGLAGEEDLPGTSQPLAYMAPTTHLGQKSTSHRGDVLPYAQTDFPAYQVVEDASVSPEMIRTSLSPPNLLLGTVPPEATRVVTDVFHSSRGVTAQSFSESVLRVSTGTSPASLPTRSPGVSSRSVTSIQEAVLNGQGPGVTEPATGSALGSPAVPAATARSSDWPFSSSSHTTLPDVVTQAAPMESEGLITHRLSRQQLVPTSVGSPELGDGTALSMSAHGAPATAEVDMEASPSRTSQMEISEAHSGVGEDTVPLASGSAMISPLASKETVGRLSTPQDFPGLEVSSGFFPGSSASFPATPAPRTDPLSSSWAARQMERGLTTQSPHLSPPVSPTVSFLRSAGPLGLERVAADNSTGAVLSTYRRATLGEGSPHLGSTSWARLPASLGTTEQQEGFPTTRGPSPGEGTGREQKERVSSTAEPSPDVSRHTSILDGPSLSTSLEVRSRFRPTETSSLLTLRAAPTAELTTDVPGHTSILDGHREPTRVDVSSKFHSTDASSLPTFMVSPTAEPSPDVPGHTSVLDVQNESTSLDVSSHVHPTDASSLPTFRVSPTAEPSPDVPEHTSILDGQSTPHDISSRFHPTDSSSRGVEIVYAIPSLPPSTSSSTFNALPSADVTDWGSHREATQLELHDGTGPITAATREGPEKISELPLSVSSLGSLSNITPALLGVPTAWKHPALSTERTSSTSSPPPGSILLTTPLSNVSTTVSRASLPSQLLDVAGAAQPFQTTAGGTHHVEEVIGSLSSSPKGELSNGTPVEWRLHLPTLSQAGAERTDGMETSRAIDASMGFSVRSTSYGRSSQASASRSYVETESAVMPQPNITQTVSLSPTATAVSPLSSTKDLQASSSIPPTTQAVSHPSSTEDLLASSRILPMTQAMSPSSFTNDLPASSSIPPTTQAVSLSSSAKDLLASSSILLTTQAVSSASSTTGLLASSSILPTTQAVSPSSSTKDLLATSRILPTMQAVSPSSSAKDLPASSSILPTTQVMSPSSSTKDLPASSSILPTTQAMSPSSSAKDLLASSSILPTTQAVSSASSTTGLPATSRILPTTQAVSPSSSAKDLPGSSSILPTTQAVTPSSSAKDLLASSSILPTTQAVTPSSSAKDLLASSSILPTTQAMSPSSSAKDLPGSSSILPTTQAVSPSSSAKDLLASSSILPTTQAVSSASSTTGLPASSRILPTTQAVSPSSSAKDLPGSSSILPTTQAMSPSSSAKVLPGSSSILPTTQAVTPSSSAKDLLASSSILPTTQAVSSASSTTGLPASSRILPTTQAVSPSSSAKDLLASSSILPTTQAMSPSSSAKVLPGSSSILPTTQAVSPSSSAKDLLASSSILPTTQAVSSASSTTGLPASSRILPTTQAVSPSSSAKDLLASSSILPTTQAMSPSSSAKVLPGSSSILPTTQAVSPSSSAKDLLASSSILPTTQAVSSTSSTTDLPASTWILPTTKPVSPASSTTGLPASFSIFPTTQSVSFTTDLPTSPTILPTSQAMSPSSSAKDLPASSSIHPTTQATSPSSSKDLPASSSILPTTQAISPSSSTTDLPASSRIHPTTQAVSSTSSASDPLVRSTILPTTQAVSPSSAKGPPASSSILPTTQAVSPSSSATDPQASSRIFPTVSVLTMRTDCSDVRCQNNTQPASFALLPRTSSQLPMTSPTLPPKTLVTTLGSTVGTIGTMGGSSKVDTQKDLTALTGTKPGSMTRDGPSSKHRVSSPRASTVGHTAERDNITLSRRMLGVSILSLDFHLTKIEYTESLANRSSARFKKLEGEVILTLNKMLSFYETFLRADVLRFLNGSVIAQAEALFRGEGLLPTPSDTIRTIVTAVEQREADAFDWQVDLKSLHCNGFGLENLDPEVLAISFTLLGEGSIATFGGLTDWGPLENLRNEVVRSLGARYGVQNFSLGQVRNVQGDLDINGDIYVDTAARVDVGWALEALKGLVKFSVDLGSICINGSKLSLQIFPISFLVTNRIFSDKLMDRSSTAHRRLSWDLSKALMHSMGQYKNLLQVTVREVRGGSLICYADVVFQPPAPTSKDLVQVLALAVGPKNYLGASSIQVDRFSFTVAGETLEPPFASPKIPSYGIALIVLSSFALIVIPFLVLLYKHLGWKEKMVIHRVRDPEVTVETFELENPTFRSLAEENSAPSSLPPDALG